One window of Candidatus Phytoplasma solani genomic DNA carries:
- the rpsO gene encoding 30S ribosomal protein S15 has product MSLTKKQKEEIIKSTVSFPKNTGSSEVQIAILSEEIKKLSEHLKKHPHDFHSKRGLFMKNSKKRSLLKYLGK; this is encoded by the coding sequence GTGTCATTAACTAAAAAACAAAAAGAAGAAATTATTAAATCAACTGTTAGTTTTCCAAAAAACACAGGCTCTTCTGAAGTGCAAATTGCTATTTTGTCAGAAGAAATTAAAAAACTAAGCGAACATCTTAAAAAACATCCTCATGATTTCCATTCTAAAAGAGGTCTTTTTATGAAAAACAGTAAAAAGCGTAGTTTATTAAAATATTTAGGAAAATAA